Proteins encoded within one genomic window of Alcanivorax sp. REN37:
- a CDS encoding FecR domain-containing protein has protein sequence MSALGNELAAFAQRHGVPLAALKTALAWRVTLWDQGDPAPPAALKDWLAAAESHRRAWHLLDHLDAMAALPDDSAKALLEQPDAGRRRLLSLVLLAGAAGLTGATFSHTPWLSHQLADLHTPVGQRREHLLADGSRLLLNTASAVALPRADRPLRLYPGSELLLTVPNTVRDYRMVQTPDQLVAAAAGRLWLRHQRHGLTVAALDRDAQLFRSGRAQPLSAGRQYLVRADGLRELPLSDSALAWTHGQLVVQHWTLGEVLAELRRYHNGRLDCAPELATRTLSASLDLHHTGQALEALAEALDLRVQWRTRFWARLVAA, from the coding sequence GTGAGCGCCCTGGGCAACGAACTGGCCGCCTTTGCACAGCGCCACGGCGTGCCGCTGGCGGCGTTGAAAACGGCGCTGGCGTGGCGGGTAACACTGTGGGACCAGGGCGACCCGGCACCGCCGGCGGCACTGAAGGACTGGCTAGCGGCGGCAGAAAGTCACCGCCGCGCCTGGCACCTGCTTGACCACTTGGATGCCATGGCGGCGTTGCCGGACGACAGCGCCAAAGCGCTGCTGGAGCAACCTGACGCCGGGCGGCGCCGGCTGCTGTCGCTGGTGCTGCTGGCCGGTGCCGCCGGCCTCACCGGCGCCACCTTCAGCCACACGCCGTGGCTCAGTCACCAGTTGGCCGACCTGCATACCCCGGTGGGGCAGCGGCGCGAACACCTGCTCGCCGACGGCAGTCGGTTGCTGCTCAACACCGCCAGCGCAGTGGCACTGCCGCGCGCCGATCGACCGCTGCGGCTGTACCCCGGCAGTGAGCTGCTGCTCACGGTGCCCAACACGGTACGTGACTACCGCATGGTGCAGACTCCGGATCAGCTGGTCGCAGCGGCCGCAGGCCGCCTCTGGCTGCGTCACCAGCGCCATGGCCTGACGGTGGCGGCGCTGGATCGCGACGCGCAACTGTTCCGCAGTGGCCGCGCGCAACCTCTCAGCGCGGGTCGCCAGTACTTGGTGCGCGCTGACGGCCTGCGTGAACTGCCGCTATCTGATAGCGCATTAGCGTGGACCCACGGCCAACTGGTGGTGCAGCACTGGACGCTGGGCGAAGTACTGGCCGAGCTGCGCCGCTACCACAACGGCCGCCTCGACTGCGCACCGGAACTGGCCACACGCACACTCAGCGCCAGCCTCGATCTGCACCATACCGGGCAGGCACTGGAGGCGTTGGCAGAGGCGCTCGATTTGCGCGTGCAATGGCGCACCCGGTTCTGGGCGCGGTTGGTGGCGGCATGA
- a CDS encoding sigma-70 family RNA polymerase sigma factor produces the protein MTVAAPCLHRLYQDHSPWLLGWLHRRVNDGADAADLLHDTYLRLITSGRLPDSDCPEQSRAFLMQIAKGLVIDLHRRRRLERAYLESLAQLPAACVPSEEQRALVLDTLTRVDAALDRLRPRTRSVFLLSRFEHLTYAQISARLDVSVATVRQDMLRATTACLLALAA, from the coding sequence GTGACCGTTGCCGCCCCCTGCCTGCATCGTCTCTACCAGGATCACAGCCCTTGGCTGCTGGGCTGGTTGCACCGTCGTGTTAACGACGGTGCCGACGCCGCCGATCTGCTGCACGACACCTATCTGCGACTGATCACCAGTGGCCGATTGCCGGACAGCGACTGTCCGGAGCAATCGCGGGCGTTCTTGATGCAAATCGCCAAAGGGCTGGTGATCGACCTGCACCGACGTCGGCGGCTGGAACGGGCTTATCTGGAGTCACTGGCCCAACTGCCCGCCGCCTGTGTGCCGAGCGAGGAACAACGGGCACTGGTGCTCGATACCCTGACCCGCGTTGACGCAGCACTGGACCGCCTGCGACCGCGCACCCGCAGCGTGTTTCTGCTGTCACGCTTTGAACACCTCACCTATGCCCAGATCAGCGCGCGCTTAGACGTCTCGGTGGCCACCGTGCGCCAAGACATGCTGCGCGCCACCACCGCCTGTTTGCTGGCACTGGCCGCGTGA
- a CDS encoding TetR family transcriptional regulator — translation MANDLETPILDAALARLQHGGWAAMTVAAVAADAGVSRQQVYRAIGDRQQLGRRVLMREVQRFIQPVLAAHRAHPDDAVRGISSASATTLAAAADNLLIKALIAGQASPLLPWVALESGPVLEPVLQAVTASALATYGEHHSPAALTRAIEVSVRLTISHLLQPTSSQEDAVAQIHDTIAALLSLPGA, via the coding sequence ATGGCCAACGACCTGGAAACCCCGATTCTCGATGCCGCACTGGCGCGTTTGCAGCACGGCGGCTGGGCCGCCATGACGGTGGCGGCAGTGGCCGCCGACGCCGGCGTCAGCCGCCAGCAGGTGTACCGCGCCATCGGCGACCGCCAGCAGCTGGGCCGGCGGGTGCTGATGCGTGAGGTGCAGCGTTTCATCCAACCGGTGCTGGCTGCCCACCGTGCGCACCCGGACGACGCCGTGCGCGGCATCAGCAGCGCCAGCGCCACCACATTGGCGGCGGCCGCTGACAATCTACTGATCAAAGCGCTGATTGCTGGCCAAGCCTCACCGCTGCTGCCATGGGTGGCATTGGAGTCCGGCCCGGTGCTGGAACCGGTGCTGCAAGCGGTGACCGCCTCGGCCTTAGCCACCTACGGCGAGCACCACAGCCCCGCAGCTCTGACACGGGCCATCGAGGTCTCGGTCCGTCTGACCATCAGCCATTTGCTGCAACCCACGTCATCCCAAGAAGACGCCGTGGCGCAGATCCACGACACCATCGCTGCTTTGTTGAGCCTACCTGGAGCCTGA
- a CDS encoding carbon-nitrogen hydrolase family protein, with translation MTEQRVKVAAVQFEGVPGRVADNLERLQPWVARAVQEGAEVIALPEFFASPLPFKQVVHDSVMRADNPAVAFLRDTARRHGVTIGGSMLIVEGDSIYNRYHLVEPDGRIHLHDKDLPTMWEGAFYGPGADDGVFDTALGGVGTAVCWELIRTGTAQRMLGRVGLVMSGTHWWTVPDNWGGLTARALARLAAQNRRMSDQAPSQFALHLGVPVVQASHCGQFDTDFMLVPGWRKTLPYRTEFVGATQIVDAGGQVLARRDTLEGPGLVMASVALGQRAPAQPLPNRFWLPPLPPLMRAYWHQQNACAKRYYEREGRARGLAAAAR, from the coding sequence ATGACAGAACAACGGGTGAAGGTGGCAGCGGTCCAGTTTGAAGGTGTGCCGGGCCGAGTGGCCGACAATCTGGAACGGCTGCAGCCGTGGGTGGCGCGGGCGGTGCAAGAGGGCGCCGAAGTGATCGCGTTGCCGGAATTCTTTGCCTCACCGCTGCCGTTCAAGCAGGTGGTGCATGACAGCGTGATGCGGGCTGATAACCCGGCGGTGGCGTTCCTGCGCGACACCGCCCGCCGCCACGGCGTCACCATCGGCGGCTCGATGCTGATCGTCGAGGGCGACAGCATCTATAACCGCTACCACTTGGTGGAGCCGGACGGCCGCATCCATCTGCACGACAAAGACCTGCCGACCATGTGGGAAGGCGCTTTCTACGGTCCCGGCGCTGACGACGGCGTGTTCGATACTGCGCTGGGCGGTGTCGGCACGGCGGTGTGCTGGGAGCTGATCCGCACCGGCACCGCCCAGCGCATGTTGGGCCGGGTGGGGTTGGTGATGAGCGGCACCCATTGGTGGACAGTGCCGGATAACTGGGGTGGGCTCACTGCGCGCGCGCTGGCGAGGCTGGCGGCGCAGAACCGGCGCATGTCGGACCAAGCGCCGTCACAGTTCGCGCTCCATCTGGGGGTGCCGGTGGTGCAGGCGTCGCACTGCGGGCAGTTCGACACTGACTTCATGCTGGTGCCGGGCTGGCGCAAAACGTTGCCATATCGCACCGAATTTGTCGGTGCCACGCAGATCGTCGATGCCGGCGGCCAAGTATTGGCGCGGCGCGATACCCTTGAGGGCCCAGGGCTGGTGATGGCGTCAGTGGCGTTGGGACAGCGGGCACCGGCGCAGCCGTTGCCGAACCGGTTCTGGCTGCCGCCGCTGCCGCCGTTAATGCGTGCGTATTGGCATCAGCAGAACGCGTGCGCCAAGCGCTATTACGAGCGTGAAGGGCGCGCGCGCGGACTGGCCGCTGCGGCGCGCTGA
- a CDS encoding DUF167 domain-containing protein, with amino-acid sequence MSHPCQRDGDDWLVHCYLQPRASRSEVVGEHDGALKIRLSAPPVDGAANTELCAFLAKQFGTSKTQVEIETGHTSRRKRVRVRGASRRPDFAG; translated from the coding sequence GTGAGCCATCCCTGCCAGCGCGACGGTGACGACTGGCTAGTGCACTGCTATTTGCAGCCGCGCGCCAGCCGCAGCGAAGTCGTGGGTGAACACGATGGCGCGCTGAAGATCCGTCTCAGCGCGCCGCCGGTGGACGGCGCTGCCAACACCGAGCTGTGCGCTTTTCTGGCCAAGCAGTTCGGTACCAGCAAGACCCAAGTCGAGATCGAAACCGGCCATACCAGCCGCCGCAAACGCGTGCGGGTGCGCGGCGCCAGCCGCCGGCCGGATTTCGCCGGCTGA
- a CDS encoding YggT family protein, translating into MNPQGALFFLLTTAIEVYAFIVLTRFILQAVRADFYNPISQMVVRLTNPVLNPLRALLPSRGNIDLASLACVLLLVALKVVVMILLSGAPLGAQAAGPIVLYAVRSLGSMIINYFFFAILVRVILSWVAPDPYHPFAAIMTQVTEPLLGPVRKVLPNLGGLDLSPLVVLLGLQFLMVLFAL; encoded by the coding sequence ATGAACCCGCAGGGCGCCCTGTTTTTCCTGCTCACCACCGCCATTGAGGTGTATGCCTTCATTGTGCTCACCCGCTTCATCCTGCAAGCGGTGCGGGCCGACTTCTACAACCCCATTTCGCAGATGGTGGTACGGCTGACCAACCCGGTGCTGAACCCGCTGCGGGCGCTGCTGCCCAGTCGCGGCAACATCGATCTCGCCTCGCTCGCCTGCGTGCTGCTGCTGGTGGCGCTAAAAGTGGTGGTGATGATTCTGCTCAGCGGCGCGCCGCTGGGTGCCCAAGCGGCCGGCCCGATCGTGCTGTACGCGGTGCGCTCGTTGGGTTCGATGATCATCAATTACTTCTTCTTCGCGATCTTGGTGCGGGTGATTCTGAGCTGGGTGGCACCGGACCCCTACCACCCGTTCGCCGCGATCATGACTCAGGTCACCGAACCGCTGCTGGGCCCGGTGCGTAAAGTGCTGCCGAACTTGGGCGGCCTCGACCTCAGCCCGCTGGTGGTGCTGCTCGGCCTGCAGTTCCTGATGGTGCTGTTCGCGCTGTGA
- the proC gene encoding pyrroline-5-carboxylate reductase has protein sequence MAQYSIGFIGAGNMATSLVGGMIAKGIRPARIWMSDLDGERLAGLRQQHRVHVSTDNADIASQCDVLVMAVKPQVMEDVCRALAPQLAGREVLVISIAAGVTVANLQAWLGPHPVVRAMPNTPALVQAGATGLYAVDSVSAAQREQAVQILGSVGLTFWFEQESALDAVTAVSGSGPAYFFLLMEAMIDAGTELGLDRATAQQLVLQTAWGAAQLAITSPNSPDVLRQQVTSPGGTTAAALDVFEQRGLRDTVNAALSAARDRSEALAK, from the coding sequence ATGGCCCAGTACAGCATTGGCTTCATCGGCGCCGGCAACATGGCCACCAGTCTGGTCGGCGGCATGATTGCCAAGGGCATCCGTCCGGCGCGCATCTGGATGAGCGATCTCGACGGCGAACGCTTGGCCGGTCTGCGCCAGCAGCATCGGGTGCATGTCAGCACCGACAACGCCGACATCGCCAGCCAGTGTGATGTGCTGGTGATGGCGGTGAAGCCGCAGGTGATGGAAGACGTCTGCCGCGCGCTGGCGCCGCAGTTGGCCGGCCGCGAGGTGTTGGTGATCTCGATCGCCGCCGGCGTCACCGTGGCCAACCTGCAGGCGTGGCTCGGCCCGCACCCGGTGGTGCGCGCCATGCCCAACACCCCGGCCTTGGTGCAGGCTGGCGCCACCGGTCTGTACGCGGTGGACAGCGTCAGCGCCGCCCAGCGCGAGCAGGCGGTGCAGATCCTTGGTAGCGTCGGCCTGACGTTCTGGTTCGAGCAAGAATCAGCCCTGGATGCGGTCACCGCGGTATCCGGCTCCGGCCCGGCCTACTTCTTCCTGCTGATGGAAGCGATGATCGACGCGGGTACCGAGCTGGGCTTGGACCGCGCCACCGCCCAGCAGTTGGTGCTGCAGACCGCCTGGGGTGCGGCGCAGTTGGCAATCACCAGCCCCAACAGCCCGGATGTGCTGCGTCAGCAGGTGACGTCACCGGGCGGCACCACCGCCGCCGCGCTGGACGTGTTCGAGCAGCGCGGCCTGCGTGACACCGTCAACGCAGCGCTGAGCGCGGCCCGCGACCGCTCCGAAGCGCTTGCAAAATGA
- a CDS encoding YggS family pyridoxal phosphate-dependent enzyme: MPDAPALPLAQRLYAVQQQLGNAAMAAGRAPDAVQLLAVSKTRSADDIAALAALGVRDFGENYLQEALAKQAQLADLPLTWHFIGPIQSNKTRDIARRFHWVHSVDRLRIAERLSEQRGAEQPPLNICLQVNVDREASKSGVTPEQLPALAQQVAALPHLRLRGLMALPSADSNDRNRAAFATLARLQQQLGATLPGLDTLSMGMSDDFDTAIAEGATFVRIGTALFGPRPARP; the protein is encoded by the coding sequence ATGCCCGACGCCCCAGCTCTGCCTTTGGCCCAGCGCTTATACGCGGTACAGCAGCAGCTGGGCAACGCCGCCATGGCCGCCGGCCGGGCACCGGATGCGGTGCAACTGCTGGCGGTGAGCAAAACCCGCAGCGCCGACGACATTGCGGCACTGGCCGCCCTCGGCGTGCGCGACTTCGGCGAGAACTACTTGCAGGAAGCGCTGGCAAAACAGGCACAATTGGCGGATCTGCCACTGACTTGGCACTTCATAGGCCCGATCCAGTCGAACAAAACCCGCGACATTGCCCGCCGCTTCCACTGGGTGCATTCGGTGGACCGGTTGCGCATCGCCGAGCGCCTCAGCGAGCAACGTGGCGCCGAGCAACCGCCGCTGAACATCTGCCTGCAGGTGAACGTGGACCGGGAGGCCAGCAAGAGCGGTGTCACCCCGGAGCAACTGCCCGCATTGGCACAGCAGGTGGCGGCCTTGCCGCACTTGCGCCTGCGTGGCCTGATGGCACTGCCCAGCGCCGACAGCAACGACCGCAACCGCGCCGCCTTTGCCACGCTGGCGCGGTTGCAACAGCAACTGGGCGCCACATTGCCCGGCCTCGACACGCTGTCGATGGGCATGAGCGACGATTTCGACACCGCCATCGCCGAAGGCGCCACCTTCGTGCGCATCGGTACCGCACTGTTCGGGCCGCGACCGGCCCGTCCCTGA
- a CDS encoding type IV pilus twitching motility protein PilT, translating to MDITELLAFSAKNGASDLHLSAGLPPMIRVDGDVRRINLPPLEHKDVHALIYDIMNDKQRKDFEEFLETDFSFDVPGVARFRVNAFNQNRGAGAVFRTIPSKVLTMEDLGMGRVFQKIADTPRGIVLVTGPTGSGKSTTLAAMIDYINNHRHQHILTIEDPIEFVHESKKCLVNQREVHRDTHGFAEALRSALREDPDIILVGEMRDLETIRLALTAAETGHLVFGTLHTTSAAKTIDRVVDVFPAEEKSMVRSMLSESLQAVVSQTLMKKNGGGRVAAHEIMIGTPAIRNLIREDKVAQMYSAIQTGAALGMQTLDQCLQELVKRGVVSREAAREKAKTPENF from the coding sequence ATGGATATCACTGAACTGCTTGCTTTTTCCGCCAAGAACGGCGCCTCGGACTTGCACCTGTCCGCCGGTTTGCCGCCGATGATCCGGGTGGACGGCGATGTGCGCCGCATCAACCTGCCGCCGCTGGAACACAAAGATGTCCACGCGCTGATCTACGACATCATGAACGACAAGCAGCGCAAGGATTTCGAGGAATTCCTCGAAACCGACTTCTCCTTCGATGTGCCCGGTGTGGCGCGTTTCCGGGTCAACGCCTTCAACCAGAACCGCGGTGCTGGCGCCGTGTTCCGGACCATTCCGTCGAAAGTGTTGACCATGGAAGACCTCGGCATGGGCCGGGTGTTCCAGAAGATTGCCGATACTCCGCGCGGCATTGTGTTGGTGACGGGCCCCACTGGGTCCGGTAAATCCACCACGCTGGCGGCGATGATCGACTACATCAATAACCACCGCCACCAGCACATCCTCACCATCGAAGACCCGATTGAATTTGTGCACGAATCAAAAAAATGTCTGGTCAACCAGCGGGAAGTGCACCGCGATACCCACGGTTTTGCTGAAGCACTGCGCTCGGCGCTGCGGGAAGACCCGGACATCATCCTGGTTGGTGAGATGCGTGACCTGGAAACCATCCGCCTCGCGCTGACCGCGGCGGAAACCGGTCACTTGGTGTTCGGTACCCTGCACACCACCTCGGCGGCGAAAACCATTGACCGGGTGGTGGACGTATTCCCGGCGGAAGAAAAATCCATGGTGCGTTCGATGCTGTCGGAATCGCTGCAGGCGGTGGTGTCACAAACGCTGATGAAGAAGAACGGCGGCGGACGGGTGGCGGCCCACGAAATAATGATTGGCACCCCGGCGATCCGTAACCTGATCCGCGAAGACAAGGTGGCGCAGATGTATTCCGCCATCCAGACCGGTGCTGCACTAGGCATGCAGACGCTCGACCAGTGCTTGCAGGAGCTGGTTAAACGCGGCGTGGTATCACGCGAAGCCGCGCGCGAAAAAGCCAAGACGCCGGAAAACTTCTGA
- a CDS encoding PilT/PilU family type 4a pilus ATPase: MEFEKLLRLMVEKEASDLFITAGVPPSMKVHGKVVPVTTTALTPDMTRDVVFGVMNEKQRREFIDSKECNFAISARGIGRFRVSAFYQRNLVGMVIRRIETKIPTVDELRLPPIIKDLAMTKRGLVIFVGATGTGKSTSLASMIGHRNRNSKGHIISIEDPIEFIHQHAGCIVTQREVGLDTDSFEVALKNTLRQAPDVILIGEIRSREVMDYAIAFAETGHLCLATLHANNANQALDRIIHFFPADRHNQLYMDLSLNLRGIVAQQLIATPDGRSRRAVIEVMLNTPLMADHIRKGEVHLLKELMTKSRELGMQTFDQALYDLYTQGEITYEDAMMHADAPNDLRLMIKLGSETSAAVLDSAARRLSLQDSDDY, from the coding sequence ATGGAATTTGAAAAACTACTCCGCCTAATGGTGGAAAAAGAAGCTTCTGATTTGTTCATCACCGCCGGCGTGCCGCCGTCGATGAAAGTCCATGGCAAGGTGGTACCGGTCACCACTACCGCGCTGACGCCAGACATGACCCGCGATGTGGTATTCGGCGTGATGAACGAAAAACAACGCCGCGAATTCATCGACAGCAAGGAATGCAACTTCGCTATTTCCGCGCGCGGCATCGGCCGTTTTCGGGTCAGTGCCTTCTACCAGCGCAACCTGGTGGGCATGGTCATCCGCCGGATCGAAACCAAGATTCCCACCGTGGACGAACTGCGTTTGCCGCCGATCATCAAGGATCTGGCGATGACCAAACGCGGGCTGGTGATTTTTGTGGGTGCCACCGGCACGGGTAAGTCCACCTCGCTGGCGTCGATGATTGGCCACCGCAACCGCAACTCAAAAGGCCACATCATTTCCATCGAGGACCCGATCGAGTTCATCCACCAACACGCCGGCTGCATCGTCACCCAGCGTGAGGTGGGGTTGGATACCGATTCGTTCGAGGTGGCGCTGAAGAACACCCTGCGTCAGGCGCCGGATGTGATCCTGATCGGTGAGATCCGCTCACGCGAGGTGATGGATTACGCCATCGCCTTTGCTGAAACCGGGCACCTGTGTTTAGCCACGCTGCACGCCAACAACGCCAACCAGGCGCTCGACCGCATCATCCACTTCTTCCCTGCGGACCGGCACAACCAGCTGTACATGGACCTGTCGCTGAACCTGCGTGGCATCGTCGCGCAACAGTTGATCGCGACCCCAGACGGCCGCAGCCGTCGCGCGGTAATCGAAGTGATGCTGAACACGCCGCTGATGGCGGACCACATCCGTAAGGGCGAAGTGCACTTGCTCAAAGAGCTGATGACCAAGTCGCGCGAGCTGGGCATGCAGACCTTTGATCAGGCGCTCTACGACCTCTATACCCAAGGCGAAATCACCTACGAAGACGCCATGATGCACGCCGATGCGCCCAACGACCTGCGGTTGATGATCAAGCTTGGCTCCGAAACCAGTGCCGCCGTGCTCGATTCGGCTGCCCGCCGCCTGAGCCTGCAGGACAGCGACGACTACTGA
- a CDS encoding purple acid phosphatase family protein, with product MDGNFTRRALVRGILFGIASMALSGCGGSGRTEANTGAGCPPQVGGGAQPPRGVHASWTNNDVHGTRTLTWFTDGATAPESVVEYGPVLDGMDACALDSEPFPHQVAAAHHATYGVEVRTHVATLTGLQAGVAVRYRVGSDAGGWSPVRVLQATRHGDFRFCHFGDQGLGAASERVMHSVAAAAPDFYLIAGDVAYADGHQPVWDQYFDFQQPYAAHIPLMTCPGNHENKDGKGQGYLTRFSQPGNNAWYGFDYNRVHFFFSTGGSLLKDLSSGLALSEELVAMEQDLAEAWQRRRDGEIDFIVVVQHYTIWTNNKGRSPGNIGLITLQEQILLRYDVDLLLVGHDHIYERSHPMKRGLKAEGGYVQLTQGGGGRRLYELIARPASWAAVSKVCHGYSVLEKVGRQLQVRSYAVSDADGNLLPAGADQLIDQFVLSPRVAPALQGRRSLAPEQRPPRSWDQFGVDLEVLTRDTVERNLLHDLDEIAGP from the coding sequence ATGGATGGCAACTTCACCCGCCGCGCATTGGTGCGCGGCATTCTGTTTGGCATCGCTTCGATGGCGCTTTCAGGTTGCGGCGGCAGCGGCCGTACCGAAGCCAACACCGGCGCCGGCTGCCCGCCGCAGGTCGGTGGCGGTGCCCAGCCGCCACGTGGTGTCCATGCCAGCTGGACCAACAATGATGTGCACGGCACCCGCACTTTGACCTGGTTCACCGACGGCGCCACTGCGCCGGAGAGTGTGGTGGAATACGGCCCGGTGCTGGATGGCATGGATGCCTGTGCGCTGGACAGCGAGCCGTTCCCGCATCAGGTCGCCGCGGCCCATCACGCCACCTACGGGGTCGAGGTGCGCACCCATGTGGCCACCCTCACCGGTTTGCAGGCTGGCGTGGCGGTGCGCTACCGGGTTGGCTCCGATGCCGGTGGCTGGAGCCCGGTGCGAGTGCTGCAAGCGACCCGCCACGGTGATTTCCGCTTCTGCCATTTCGGTGACCAAGGACTTGGCGCCGCCAGCGAGCGGGTGATGCACAGCGTGGCCGCCGCGGCGCCGGACTTCTATCTGATCGCTGGGGATGTGGCCTACGCCGACGGCCACCAGCCGGTCTGGGATCAGTATTTCGATTTTCAGCAGCCGTACGCCGCGCATATTCCGCTGATGACCTGCCCCGGCAACCACGAAAACAAAGACGGCAAGGGACAGGGCTACCTAACCCGCTTCAGCCAGCCCGGCAACAATGCTTGGTACGGCTTCGATTACAACCGCGTGCACTTCTTCTTCAGCACCGGCGGTTCGTTGTTGAAAGACCTCAGCAGCGGCTTGGCGCTCAGCGAAGAGCTGGTAGCGATGGAGCAAGATCTGGCCGAGGCTTGGCAGCGGCGGCGCGATGGCGAGATCGATTTCATCGTGGTGGTGCAGCACTACACCATCTGGACCAACAACAAGGGCCGCAGCCCCGGCAATATCGGTTTGATTACGCTGCAGGAACAGATTCTGCTGCGCTATGACGTGGACCTGCTGTTGGTCGGCCACGACCACATTTATGAGCGCTCCCACCCGATGAAGCGCGGCCTTAAGGCTGAGGGCGGCTATGTGCAGCTGACCCAGGGCGGCGGTGGCCGGCGCTTGTATGAGCTGATTGCGCGGCCGGCGTCATGGGCGGCGGTGTCGAAGGTCTGCCATGGCTATTCGGTGCTGGAGAAAGTGGGTCGTCAATTGCAGGTGCGCAGCTATGCGGTGAGCGATGCTGACGGCAATCTGCTGCCGGCCGGTGCCGACCAGCTGATTGACCAGTTTGTGCTCAGCCCGCGCGTGGCACCGGCGCTGCAGGGACGGCGCAGTCTGGCACCGGAGCAACGGCCGCCGCGCAGTTGGGACCAGTTCGGCGTTGACCTTGAGGTGCTGACCCGGGACACCGTAGAGCGCAATTTGCTGCACGATCTGGACGAAATCGCCGGGCCGTAA
- a CDS encoding pirin family protein, producing the protein MSTRRLQRLIPGQQVSDGAGVRLNRTLGQSAFTRLDPFLMLDEFSSFDADDYLAGFPSHPHRGFETVTYMLDGHMLHEDHLGNRGDLTPGAVQWMTAGRGIIHSEMPQQHAGRMRGFQLWINLPAKEKMTPARYRDIAPEQVPCFQFAPGVQVKLIAGRLMIPGGDEYAGPINGDSEPRSTDPFYADVQLDANTEATLPVKAGHAAFLYVFEGTLTLDGQQVPTHSAAVLSDGQRVTVHSGHDGARFLLLAGRPLKEPVVQYGPFVMNSSEEIEQALRDYRQGVLTD; encoded by the coding sequence ATGAGCACACGTCGACTGCAACGCCTGATACCCGGCCAACAGGTCAGTGATGGCGCCGGGGTACGGCTCAATCGCACGCTCGGTCAAAGCGCTTTCACACGGCTGGACCCATTCCTGATGCTGGACGAGTTTTCCTCGTTTGACGCCGATGACTATCTGGCCGGTTTCCCTTCCCACCCGCACCGCGGGTTCGAGACCGTCACCTACATGCTTGACGGCCACATGTTGCACGAGGATCACCTTGGTAATCGCGGCGACCTGACACCGGGCGCTGTGCAATGGATGACCGCCGGGCGCGGCATTATCCACTCGGAAATGCCGCAGCAGCACGCTGGCCGTATGCGCGGCTTCCAGCTGTGGATCAACCTGCCGGCGAAAGAAAAAATGACGCCGGCCCGTTACCGCGACATTGCGCCCGAGCAGGTGCCGTGCTTCCAGTTCGCACCCGGTGTGCAGGTCAAGCTGATTGCCGGCCGGCTGATGATCCCCGGCGGCGATGAGTATGCTGGGCCGATCAACGGCGACAGTGAACCGCGCAGCACCGACCCGTTCTACGCCGACGTGCAGCTGGACGCCAACACCGAGGCCACCCTGCCGGTGAAAGCCGGCCATGCCGCTTTCCTGTATGTGTTTGAAGGGACGCTGACGCTGGACGGCCAGCAGGTGCCCACCCACAGCGCGGCAGTGCTCAGTGATGGCCAGCGCGTCACCGTGCACAGCGGCCACGACGGTGCCCGGTTCTTGCTGCTGGCCGGCCGCCCACTGAAGGAACCGGTGGTGCAATACGGCCCGTTCGTAATGAACAGCAGTGAAGAAATCGAGCAGGCGCTGCGCGATTACCGCCAAGGCGTGCTGACCGACTGA